GCCTCGCTGAGCAGTGGACCTAGCAGCATGTCTCGCAACTCCGCGTCTACGGAATCTAGGAGTCTGCGGTAATTGTCTAGCCGCTTGGCGTTCAGGCGGGTATAGAACGCGCGGTCGTCCCTAGTCATGTGATGCTCGTCGCGGGGGGCGTATAGCTCTTCTATGAAACCCGGAGAGAACCCAGTGTCATCAACGCGCCGGTTCAGGCAGTCTACCGCCTCGTGGAGCGTTTCCATGGTGACTTCGCTTCGGTTGCGCAGGTAGCACCGCGCTGCCACCGTTGCGAAGTCCTCGATGTCATTGCTTGCCAGATAGGTTGCATGCGCCTTGAGGTACCGCGAGACCACGCCTGAGCCGGAGAATGCGTCTAGAACCCGAAGCCGATTCTTCCCGAGTCGCCGCTTCACGACCGCAACTGCATCGTTGATGGGACCGAGCAAGGAGCGTTTGTTGCCTATGCAGGTGATCAGCTGCCTCGAAAGGAACTGGGTATCCTCGCCCACCGGGTGGTCGGTCCACAGCGTCAATTGCGTGGCCGGTGGGGCCAACACGATAGCCTTGTCCGTCGCCGCCAAACCATTCTCCTGGCGGTCTCATCTCATCTCTCGACCGCGGCACGCACAACCCGGTTTAGTCTACCCCGGCCATACCTATCTGTCAACTGCAAGAGTGGACTTCCTGGAGCGGCCCACAGACTCACCGCTTGGTTGCGTCTGCGCGCAGCGCCTCTGGGATTTCTGTCAGGCGCAAGACGAGGCGAGGCGCTTCGTTGACGGCGGCGTCGATAGGGAATGCCCGCGCGATGGCGGGGTCGAGGAGGACGAGATTGGTCCCCTGCCGATCCCGCTCGGCCTACTCGCCCCGGACGGCGTGGCGGAGCGGCTCGCGGAGATCGTACTCCGGCCGCAACTCGTCGTGGTCACCGGTTGTCTTTCTTCTCTCCATAGGCTCGTTGCTCCGAGTGTCCCAGAGCCGCCTGCGATGATACCAGGCAGGGCCGCCGCGTCACCGAAGAAGAAGGCCGCCTGAAGGCCGAACTGCCAACAGGTTGCGGTGGGGTTCATCGTGCGGCCTTGAGGCCGTGCCGATACGGGCTGAAGCCCGCACTACGAACAGCTCGCCGCCTGGCTTGCCGTTCGGCCTTCAGGCGGGGGGCGCAGAGCGTGGCTTGGCACCGCCGCGCGGAGAGGTGGGCGACTCTGGGGAGTCTGGGCGAGACTGAGCCGGAATGGGGAGAATCGGCGATCCGCGAGTCGGGGAGCCGGCGAGTCTGGGGTAGACCGAGCCGGAAGGCCTAGAACCGCCAAACGGGTGCTCCGGAGATGAAGAACCCCGTGCGACTCTGAGCCGGATGCCCTAGAATCGCCAAATGGCGAGTCGAGGCAGATCCCTACTTCGCCATTTCGAGGATGCCGAGGCGCCAGGGGATGAGGCCGTAGGGGTTGCCGCGATACTCGGGGTCGCTGGCGCCCTGGAAGAGGAAGCGAATGTCGGAGGGGTCCACCTCCAGGTTCTCATCGTAGCCGCAGCGGAGGAGTTCGCCGTGGCTGATGTTGGCGGTCCAGTCGGTGTCCTGCTTGACGTTGGTCATGCCTGCGAATGGCTTCTGGATGGTGTCGGCGAGGGGCTTCCAGGGGCCTTCGAGCTTGTCGGCGAGGTAGGCTTTGTAGTAGCGGCGCCGGTCGCCTTGGGCCTCGATGAGGGTGAGGTACTTGTCCATGCCCTTGAGCTTGTAGGTGTGCGATGCCTCGAAGATGTCGCCTTGAAGGGCGAGGACGGCCTTCGACCAGCCCTTGTTGGGGAAGTCGCTCTTCTTCGTCTCGCAGCGCCACATGTGGCCGTCGAGCGAGGTGTAGAAGAGGTGGGCCTTGGCGTCGTCGCAGATGACCCAGAAGTCGAGCCACTTGGGCTTCTCGGGCACGTTGTCGAGGAGGGGCTGGGGCTTGGTCCACGACTTCGGGTCGCCGAGGGTCTCAGTCGTGGAGAAGCAGGGCTGGAAGGGGGGCTTGCGGGCCTGGTCGGCGTGCTGGTAGATGAGATACCATTTCTTATGGGGGGCGAAGAAGAAGACCTGGGGCGCACAGGCGTAAGGGCTGTCGAGGGCGAGGAGGTGCTTGGGCGCCTTGGCCGCGTCGGGCCAGTCCGCGAAGCTGAGGTATTCGGTTCCCACGGGCCTGTTCGGCTTCCAGCGGACCGTGGCGAAGAGGTGCCAGCGGCCCTCGAAGCGGACGATGGTGGGGTCCTTGATGGAGACCTGGGGGTTGGGGTTTTCGGAGTCCGGCCCAACGAGGGGCCCCGTGGCCTTCCAGGCGAAGGCGCCGTCGTCGAAGGCTTTCCACGGCGCGTTGGCCGCTGAGAACACCGCCGCACCCACGAGCCAGAGACACAGCAGCACGAGAGCGAGCTTCATGCGAGCACTCCTGAAAAAGCCGGCTCTGAAGATACGACGCTGACCCGTGGTTTTCAAGCGTGCCTCTCGGCTTGACCCCAAGCGCGGTTCGCGTAGAATGAGGGTAGTGTTTTCGGGAAAGGAGATGGCATGCACGCGATGACAGCGGCGAACTTGCGGAGCGCGTTCGGGGGCGAGAGCATGGCGCACATGCGCTACAAGGCCTGGGGCGCGAAGGCGGCGGCCGACGGCTTCCCGAACGTGGCCCGCCTGTTCACGGCGATCTCGTACGCCGAGCAGGTGCACGCGACGAATCACTTCCGGGCGATGGCGGCCGAGGCGGGCGCGCATCTGGTGGCCGCGGGCGGCGGCTTCGGGCTCGGCACGACCTCGGCCAACCTCGCCGGCGCCATCGAGGGCGAGACGTTCGAGGTCGAGGAGATGTACCCCGCCTACCTGGCCGTGGCCCGCGCGCAGGGCGAGAAAGAGGCGATCCAGAGCATCCACTACGCGGTCTCGGCCGAGAAGTTCCACGCGGCCCTCTACGCTGCGGCGAAGAAGGCCGTGGACGCGGGACGTGACCTTGCGCTCGGCACGGTGCAGATCTGCGAGGTATGCGGCCACACGCTGGAGGGCGAGGCGCCGGCCAAGTGCCCCACGTGCGCCGCCTCGAAGAGCCAGTTCAAGGCCTTCGCCTGAACCGCCCTTGCCCTTCTATGGGGGTGCGACCCAGGAAAGTAGGTGACGCCCGCGCCGACTCGAGGCTCGCGTGGCGGCGGACAGCTTCATTGGGTGCCACCCTCAAGCGTCCCCGCTTGAGGGTGCCTTCACGGGTTGCCATCTGCCGCACCCTCAACGGAAGCCGTTGAGGGTGGCACCCAGTAGGGGGCGGGCGGGAGATCACCTACTTTCCCGGTTCGCACCCCTTCTATGGTGCCTTCTTGACGGCGCGCGCCGCGATCTCCTTGAGCAGTTCCTCGAGGTCGCGGCGCTTGCGCTCGTCGGCGTTATCCCTCAGGCACTCCTCTGCGACGGCCTTGAGTTCGGGCGGGAAGGTCTGCCGCGCGATCTGGATGGCGTGCCACCAGATCTGGTCGTCCTTCTCCAGGAAGAGCTTCCTCCACGGGATCTGGCCGCGCGGGGCGAAGTCCTCGGGCAGCCAGCGGATGGCTGCCATGCGGGTGACGGGGCACTCGAGCGCCAGCATGTGCAGGATCAGGCCCTGCCAGTCGCCCGTGCGGTACTCCTTCCTGGTGCGGACCATGTTGGCCCAGACCGCGAGGCGTCCGGGGGAGGAGGCCTTGTCGGCCTTGCAGGGCTTGGCCCCGAGCTGGGCGAGAACGCACGCGGCGCTCGCAATCTCGTTCGCGCACGCCTCGTTGGGCTTGGGGAGCGCGAGGCCGGGGGCGACTCGGTCGGCCGCGGCGGCGAGCAGGTCCACCGTATCTGTCTCGCCGAGCGCGCCGAGGCAGTAGGCGCAGGCTGAGACCTCCTCGACCTCGGGCGATTCCAGTCCCTTTGTCAGCACCGTGCGCAGCGCGGGCCGGAGCGCCTCGTCCCAGCAGGCAGCCACATCGCGGCGGCGGGCGTCGCGGGGATAGAGCACGAAGGGGCCGTCGGGCTGTGCCTTCCCCGTGTCCCTGGGATCGGGCAGGCGCCACGAGAGGCGGCGGAGCGCGCCCAGGCGAACGGCCACCCGCGGGTCCTCGGCGAGCGCGAGGAGGCGACGGGTCGCCTCGACCGTCATGATCGAGCCGATGCCCTCGATCAGCGCATCGGTCTTCTCCTGGTTGGTTTCGTTCTTCAGCAGCGCCTCGATGGGCGCGAGATAGCAGGGGTGGTAGAGGAAATGGAAGGCGCGCCACCGCTCGTCGGGGTCGGTTCCGTCGAGGAGCGAGCGGAGCACGGCCGTCGCCTCCTGCTCCGTCGGGAGGCGCAGCTCGAGGTCGAAGCTGCCGCCGGCCGCGTACCCGCCCCAGCCGCCGGAGTCGTCCGTGGCGGCGATGCCCTCGACGGGCGTGCCGAAGCCCATGGCCTGGTAGCACCGCACGCGGTACGTGCCGGGCGCGGGGAACTTGAGGTACGCAAGCAGGGGCAGCTTCTTCTCGTAGACTCCCCCTGGCTTCACGTGGGGGTCTGACATGCCCAGGCCGCCGAAGCAAGGCTGGTTCGGCAGGGGGTCCACCGCCTTGTCGCCCCTTTCGCTCTCGGCGGCGAAAGCAAAGCGCAGGTGCCGCGAAGCGCCGCGATAGTCGCCCCCCTCCTCGAAGTGGAACTCGTCGGTACCGTTGTTCCTGAGCGCGAAGTGAACCGTGATCGCCTCGCCCATGAAGCCGCGGGCCTTGTCGGGCACGTAGCTGAGCGCGATCCACTTGGGGGCGTCGAGGTCCTGGGCGACGCGGAGCAGGCGCCCCGTCTGGGTGTACTGCCCATTGCTCACGCGGAAGCGGAAGTTGCCCGTGTGGTTCGTGAGCTTCGCGACGGACAGCGTGAGGCTCCAGCGCTCATCGCCGTTCGCCTTCAGCTCGTGACTCTCGCCCTTGCCGCGCTCGGCCGGGCGCAGGGACTTCGTCGAGACGACTTTGCCGTCCTTGACCTCTTCCAGCACCAGGTCCCAATCGCCCGTGAGGGCCAGGTTCCCCTTGTCGTCCGCCACTTCGCCCGTGTAGCGCTGGGGGGTCTTGGAGCGGTTGTAGATGTAGACGTCGGCCTTCAGTTCTGCAGAGGGCAGGCACGCGAGAGGGTGGAAGATGCCCACCTGAATCGGTTCGTCGGCCCCCCGCGCGCGGGCCGCCACGCAGGCGGGGGCGAGGAGCAGCATCGAGACGACTCGCAACGCGTTCGCGGCCACGGCAGCTTCCTCCTGACAGGGCAGGTCCGACAAGCTTGATCTGGCCCCGGCAGCATTGTAGAATGCGCCGCGGCGGCATTTCAAGGCGGACGCCTCAGTCGAGACAAGTTG
The sequence above is drawn from the Planctomycetota bacterium genome and encodes:
- a CDS encoding non-reducing end alpha-L-arabinofuranosidase family hydrolase gives rise to the protein MKLALVLLCLWLVGAAVFSAANAPWKAFDDGAFAWKATGPLVGPDSENPNPQVSIKDPTIVRFEGRWHLFATVRWKPNRPVGTEYLSFADWPDAAKAPKHLLALDSPYACAPQVFFFAPHKKWYLIYQHADQARKPPFQPCFSTTETLGDPKSWTKPQPLLDNVPEKPKWLDFWVICDDAKAHLFYTSLDGHMWRCETKKSDFPNKGWSKAVLALQGDIFEASHTYKLKGMDKYLTLIEAQGDRRRYYKAYLADKLEGPWKPLADTIQKPFAGMTNVKQDTDWTANISHGELLRCGYDENLEVDPSDIRFLFQGASDPEYRGNPYGLIPWRLGILEMAK
- a CDS encoding rubrerythrin family protein produces the protein MHAMTAANLRSAFGGESMAHMRYKAWGAKAAADGFPNVARLFTAISYAEQVHATNHFRAMAAEAGAHLVAAGGGFGLGTTSANLAGAIEGETFEVEEMYPAYLAVARAQGEKEAIQSIHYAVSAEKFHAALYAAAKKAVDAGRDLALGTVQICEVCGHTLEGEAPAKCPTCAASKSQFKAFA